The DNA sequence TACTTACTGTCTAACATCGGTGGAACATACTCAGGTGAGATAAAAGAGATTGATGATTCTGTTGTGTTTAAGCCTGATTCTAGTGAAAAACCTTGGGTGATTTAATACAGTAATTTTAGGTATGTTGATCTGTTTTTTAGACACAAAGATATCGTTTATATGATCTCGAATATTGGGCTAAACCTGACTGGAAATAGTAGTACTTTGTGTAATAACTTGAGAGTGAATTTCATGCTATGTGCGATGCAAGAAGTCTTGTTGGAGCTGGTTTTATACCGAGTAAAAAGCCAATTTTAAGTGACGGTATGGTTAGTATATGTAGGCAAAAGAGTCATCTAGAAGAACCATACCTACCTCAAGTAGGTTAGGAAGTAAGGTAAAAAAATATATGAGTAGAGATACCTGTAGATGAACAACACAGGAATCAATCTCATGAAGAAATCTACCTACCAAGGATTACCAACATTAGGCTCATCCTATGGGCTTAACAACGATTACCTAGAAGTTATCCGTGTACCAATGGATAATGCAATGGATGAGTACCCGCGGGTTTTTGCTGTTAGGTTCGACCTTCGTCAACCCCAAGGTGCTTTGCTTGACTGTCTTAGCCGTGATGAAATCTTGGGTAACGAAGCTTCAGGTATTTATCGTACAGATTTAGCTACTCGATTTGTTCAGTCGTTCAAGGCCAAACTTAAGGCGCATGAACGAAGATGTCACCGCAAAGGAACAAGAGTTTATCCCTGTACTGTTAGGTTCGCGTGGGTTAGGGAGCGCGATAAATCGGCACACGACCACTATCACTTTGTCTTATTCCTGAATGAAGACCGTTTTGGTAGGTTGGGCAATACTACAAGATCAGGCTCTCTAGCATGGACTATCACCAGTGCTTGGGCTAGTGCATTGAATTGTGATGTTAGTACTATCCGCCGTCTTGTGCACTTCCCTGACAATGCCAGTTATCTCCTTGATCCAAAGAGTAAGGATTTTATTAAAGTATTTAAAGACTTGTTTCGTAGGCTTAGCTATTTTGCTAAGTATGACACGAAGCATTATGACGAAGGTCATCGATGTATAGGTCGAAGTATTCGTTAGGTTCGAACCTAGGTCTTTATCTAGAAAGCAAAAAATAAAGGGGAGTGAATCCCCTTATCCTTTGTGACGATGTCTTAAATCCCATACACGCCACTGACTCGCTTTAATGTGCGCATGAGCGTCACGTTTAAGCTGAGTTAATGTAAACGTGTTTGAGAATATGTCACCACTTAGACAGTGGCTACAGAACTGATGGCAGTTTTCATTTAACAGGGAGTAGTCTGTTTGTACACCAAGCATAGCTCCTGCTATTTGAGCAGTAGACTCATTGCCAACGGCTCTACCTTGGGTATTGCAGCTTACGTAAATCGAAAGGGCTGTGGTATCCGCCAGAAACTGACGAATTGATGCAGCTTCGATAAGGCCTTTGCCATTACGATGAATGATACGTCCATTTCCCATGTAGACACCTGAATGCTCAGCATATCCAAACGCGAGATCGCAATACACAATGCTCCCCCTAATTGGGCTGTTGGTTTTCCAGAATAAATTTTGAATTAAACTTTTCGATAAGTTGCCGACTAGAAAGCTGCCTATTGCGTTATATGGATTCATGTTATTTGATCTCCAATGTGGTGATGACGAAACTCAAAAAGGCTCTGAGCTTAATGTTTATAAGGGATTAGCGGTCCCGCCCCCTGAGTAAATGATTAGGTTTAAAGTTCAAGAGAAACGAAGTCCTTATCAACCTCATCTTGAGTAATACCGATATAGCGAAGCGTCACGCCTTCTGAAGTATGGCGAAGCATTTTCATGACACGGCCTATATCTTTTGTGGATTGGTAAAGAAAGTAGCCTCGCGTCTTTCTCATCGAATGAGTACCTAAAGCGATATTCAGCTCTTGGCCTACTTGCTGAAATGCCATGGACACAGCGCGTCGCGAGATTGGCTGGGGTGGTTTGTTTTTCAGCTGTTGGCATCGGTGGGATTGAAACAAATAGATGTGGTCGGGATGTTGCTCTCTCAATCTAGCAATGTACTGCTGTGCTTTGGTATTGAGCTGAATGTTGGCGAACTTGCCAGTTTTACTTTCACGAATAATGACTCGGTCGCCATGAATGTCTTCAAAGCGAATCGACAACAAATCAGAAATTCTCAGTGCTAGGTTTAATCCGATATGCCATACATCGGCCATTTGTGGATGACAACGAATACTCAATAGGTGACCAACCATACGTATAGTGCCATCGTCTTTGACTGCTTGGACCTCAGCCATAATCTGCTTCCTTTTTTGTCTGTAGAAGGGTGTTTTGGGAAGCACAGAGCAGGCGATATTAAAGAGTCCTTATACATCAAGGGATTGATGCTTCCCGTTTTAACAATATGGGAAGCAGCCTCGTTTTGGCTCTGTGCTGGTGGTTGTGTTGAATGCTTGTGATATGGAGTTGAGCAAGACGGTCAGTGGATATGATTGTTACGAGTGATGATTAACTGTACTCAACCTGAATTTGGTCGTAGGCGTTCATTTCTACATAAGCTAGAAAGTTACACTCCCACATTTCATACAGCTCGGTTGTTTCTTGGAGGTACATACCAAGCCATCCGCTGAAACGAGCGAAAGCGACGCTGTTAGCAAAATCAAAAGCCAAGTCAGGAACGAGTTCTGGTGTACTGGCTCCCACATAAACAAGGTCAGTGATTTCAATAAGCGCGATATGGCTATCTTTGACATCCACCGTAATAGAGACAGGGTGAAAGCCGCCTTCTTTTGGGTGGTAATTGGTATCTTGAAAACAGATGGTCATTTTTCCTCGGTAATTAACACCATCAATAGAGCGTTTGATTAGGTCTTTCAATTGATGTGAAGGCTTAGCTCGCTTGCACGCGAACATAGCCAGATTGGCTGCTTGATTCATAGGAACCTCTTTGAAATAGGTTAGGATTAACGAACGGATGTGATGTTGATTGAGATAGCTGGTTGCGTGATGAGAGTGTGAGTGATGGCTTTAAGCCAGCTAGCAAGTAAGGTTTGAACTTCTGGCCGTTGTAAGTTGCACTGCTTAATCTCTGGGTGGTAGAACCAACACCCTACGAAGTTGAAATACAGCGATAACTCTTTTTGTGGCTTACCAGTAACCATCACATCAAAGGTGGCAATAAAGCGAAGTTGCCAAGGTGTTTTGCTTGATGTTCGCTCTAATTGAATTTCGATTGGTTGAAAGCGACTATTTATATCTTTAGAGCGTATGTTTAACGCTACCCGCTCGACTGTGTTTGGGATGATGTTGTCAGACATAAGTGCTTCAAGAAAACAATGCATGGGACTAACGAGTTCATCATTTACCCCTGAAATAACAAACTTATTCATACCCACCCCTTTTCTGCAAATGACACACAATCCTCACCCACAACGATGTGGTCCAACACTCGGATATCCACCAGCTTGAGAGCATCCACTAAACGCTGTGTAATGCGTCTATCTGCTTGAGAGGGCTCAGCAATACCTGAAGGATGGTTATGAGCAAAAACGACGGCAGCAGCGTTATGGTTTAGTGCTGCTTTGAGTACCTCGCGTGGGTAAATAGAGGCAGCATCGATAGTGCCAAAGAACAACTCTTCAAAACTGATCAATTGATGTTGATTATCAAGAAACATCACGGCGAACACTTCGCGGTCATGAGCCCCTAACTTGAGCTTTAAATATTCCTTAACATTGGTTGGGTTAGTGAACGTGCCTTCTCGCTTGTATTTCGCAGCCAGTGCTTCGGCTGCACGCTCTAGCAGTTCATTTAACTCTGAAGTTTTGAATGGGTAATCGTGTTGGTTGTTGGCGTTACGCATAAGAGCTCCTGGGTTATCTGTTTGGTTATGCGTACTGATGAAATATATCTGAGAGCATTTTGAATCGGGGTGTGAAGAGGGAGTATTTCCAGAGACAGGTAAAAAATAACTCTCTTGCCGTTGTTATGTAGCAATCGCAATAAAGCGACGAATGAACAATCAACACAATCAGCTGGTGCAAAGGATGTATCGGCTTTTTAGTCTCTGGAGAGTATAAAAATGAAAAAAGAAATTTATGTAGAAGCAGCCACCGCAGAGAAGCGAAGAGGACGACTCTCTGCTGGGGTAGGGCTGGTTGTATTCGATGACTATGAAAGAATAGCGGATGAAGACTGGCTGCTCCTTGATAGCATCACAGACCGTAATTACGCAGACTTATCAGCACTTGCTTTTGGGCTAGAGCGTGCTTGTGATGGCGATATTATTTATTTAAGCAGTGACTATTGCGTTGATGGTTTTAATGAATGGCTTGATGGTTGGAAACGTCGAAATTGGCGTAAATCAAATAAAAAACCGATAGCTCATCAAGACCTTTGGGAGCTAGTGGATAAACGAAGTGCAGATAAACAAGTTGAGGTGAGGAAAGCAGCTGCTTGCTCCGCAGGAAGAGATGCCGCTTATAGATACGCTGTCGCAGTGGCGAATGGTCAGTTGTAATAATGAATCACTTGTTGGCATAGCCAGCAAGTGATTCCTGTTTTTGTGCAACCCTAATATGTCTGTTTAGCCATCTCCTGACAGTAGGTTAGATAGGTAAAAGTAAAAAATAACGCAGAGGCCTTTGTTATGAGTTGAACTACATAACAAGGTTTCAAAATGAAATTTCTTAAATTACAACAAGTCATGGATAAAACAACACTCTGTCGAAGCAGCATCTACAACTTGATTAAGGCTGGTGAATTTCCTAAGAATGTAACCGTGATGGGTAAGCGAAAGGCTTGGCTGGAAAGTGAGGTAGAAGATTGGATGGTGAGTAAAATCGGGATCTCAGAACTTTAAATTTACTATAAAGCCAACGCTAAAGAAGTTATATTAATCATTGACATTTAAGGGCTTTAAATGTCAATGATGAGGCATCAAGAGGTGCCAATGCTATAGAAAGATACCTACCATGACATATCACAGTAAAAGATTTAGTGAGGGGGTCTCTAGTCAGCAATAGTTTAAAACCAGCCTTTAAAGGCCGGTTCTAAGGAGAGATAGTGAGTAGTGGCCAAACAAAAAATGCAGCTCTAACAACCGCATTAGCATTTCATTATCAAGTGCTAATTGGGTTGCATAAGTGTTTTTTACTTGAAGATGGTCAGTCGATTTGGTTCGAAAAGGATGGCGATGTTAGTTTTATTTCGCCTGATACTTTGGCATCAGTACAAACCGAAGTAAAAGATTATGCGGTGCCACTGACGGATCATCATGAAAATCTTTGGAAAACGCTTAAAAATTGGCTCGCTTCAGATTTTGAACACATCCAGTATGGTGCTTTAGTTCTTCATACTACCCAAGCGTTTGGTGCAACAACTCGCTTAAGGGACTGGAACACACAAAGTGCTGCAGGGCGCTTGGACATACTAAAAACGATTTTTTCAGAACGTACGGAAGAACAGCTTAAGGCTGAGAAGCCTTCAGCGATTATCAAACTACAGCAAGCTGTAATGGATGCTGATGAGCTACTTCTTGAAAGTGTACTTGCTAAAGTCACGTTATTTACACTAGCAGACAATGGAGAAGTGCTGGAAAAACAAGTGCTTTCAAAGCCTGTGGGTATTCCTAAGAATAATTTGAAAAGTTATCTTCATGGGCTTATTGGCTTTGTATATGCGCAAGCAACACAGCAATCTTGGAGTATCAAGCATCAAGATTTTTCTGCAAAGTGCGAAGAGCTCACTGCGCTTCTTTGCAAAAAGGAGTTCACTTTTCCTGCCTTTACGGGGCATGAGGCATCTGAACTAGAAATGGAAGTCTACCAAGATAGGCCGTTCGTGCAAAAAATTACTGAAATTGAGCATCACGAAATGATACCTGATGCCATCGGTAATTGGCTTGAATTACAAAACTCTCTGCTTGAGCAATTAGATGAGTATCCATTATATAAAGATAAAACAGTGGCTTATCAGAACCAATTGATTAAAAAATATAAACTTGCTCATTCAAGTGCGCAACTTGAAGCAACAGATGCAACTGCAATTAAAAGTTCGAAACTGCTGTATAACAAAACCATAGGTGAGCAGCCTTTAAATATGGGTAATGATATACCACCGATTGAATACAAAAATGGCTTGATACATGACGCAATGGATGACGAAGAACGTGGCTTAGAATGGAGAGTGGAGTCATGAGTAGTATTGTCGACGCCTTATACGAATTAAAGTACAACCCGTTTGAGTATGGTGAGTTTCTGGCCTCATTTTATACGGCTATGGATGAATCGGAGGATAGTTTACTACTCGCCCCTTTGGTTATCCCACTATGCAGCCACCCTCTTTTTAGTCGAAAGCTATTCAATTCTAACAAAAAGAGCACTATTTGGTCGGTTTTTGATGACCGGAGCAAGCTCTATGATCTGCAAGAACGCATTGATGGATTTCAAACTTTGACTGAACAATGTATTCAGTACTGTTTAATCAATGATTGGTTATCTGTAAACGAACAACGTTTGTCTCTTTGTGCATGTGATGGTGCTAATTCAACCTTTACAAGTCAAAAAAATGCGCAGAAGTTAGGGCGATTACTTAGTGGACATTCAGTAGTCGAGATTTATGCATTTTTAGGAGTAAAGCCACGATGAAGACATTAATTCATGAGATTGGTGTTATTGATAAGCTGGGAAATAAGCATCCAGTTAGTTTTAAGAAGGGGCTCAATGTTGTCACTGGTAAGTCATCGACGGGTAAAAGTGCTTTAATTGAAATATTTGACTATTGCTTTGGTAGTGGTGAAAACACTATACCCAAAGGTGTCATTACCACAAATGCAGCTATTTATTATGTTGCGCTTGCTGTCAATGAACAAGATATGGTGATTGCTCGTGATCCTGATATCGCGACTAAAGCCTTTTTTCGTCGTGTTGAGTCGTTTAACTCTGCCGATATTGTCCGTGATTATTTCAATAGCAACTATTTCCGTCCATTAAGTGAATTTAAGAAACATCTAAGAGGTTTTTTCTTGGATATAGATGATGTGGATGAGTCTTTGGCTGCCAGAGCAAATCGACGCAATAATGCTAAGGCTGCGACTCCATCCATACGTAGCTTTTCATCATTTATGCTCCAGCACCAAAATCTTGTAGCTAATAAACATGCGTTATTCTACCGATTTGATGAAAAAGAAAAACGAGATCAAGCAATTGAGCATACCAAGATATTTTTAGGCTTAGTCGATCAAAAATTCTTTCACTTAAAGCAAGAGAAAGAACGATTAAGTATGGATATCAGACGTTTGGAGCGCCAGAAAGAGACTAACAAGCGTACGTCAGAAAAGTATAAACTAAATGTTGGTCCGGTTTTAAACCAGTTGTATGCGCTGATGGGGTTTAAGGAGGAACCATTATCATTAGAAAGGTTATTACGCCACCCTCAAGATGGAAAAGATCAACTTGATAGCATTATCGTACCCGAAAAAATTAACCATAATTCAGACGCTATCACACTGCGGTACAACCAGCTTAAACTAGATCGTAACAAAAAAACTGCTGAACTCAGGAAACTACAGCGTCAAACTGCTTCAATTAATAAGCACATTCAAGAAGAAGAGCTTTTCGTCGGTAACGTAAAACAATTTAGCTCACCTGGACATGTACACATATCTTCTTCAGTTTGTCCATTTTGTCACACCGAAAAAGACAATTTGCGAGAAAGTGCAGAGAAACTCCAGAAAGCTATTCTTAAAGTATCAGGAAACCTTGCTCAAGCCCGTCCAATGAAAGCAAAGTTTGAATCGTCTTTAGTTGATGTGAAGCGTAAGACAGAGGCTGTTAGCCGAGCACTTACTGAGTTAAATCAGCAAGTAATGGAAATTGAGAAAACAGAAAAGCAGTTAGTAGAGCAAAAGAGTCTGTATGAAAGTATTTTGATGCAGAAGGCTAAACTATTTGCACTGATCGATACATTAAATATGGCCGATGATGCAGAGCTTGAAAAGCAAGTTAAAGATCTTAGCAAGCAGATAAAAGACATCACAAGAGACCTTAAAAAATATGATGTGCAAAAAGGGTTAGAAAAGGCATCAGCTGACGTAAACACATATATGGCTGATATTGGTAGCTATTTCGAATTTGAAGCTAGCTACAAGCCTATCAATCTCCACTTTTCATTCGAAACATTCGACCTGTATCACCTAACCCCTACAAATGAAAAAATTCACTTAAGATCAATGGGGAGCGGCGCAAACTGGTTGTACTGTCATGTGACTTTATTTTTAGCCTTACATAAATATTTTTCGCTGCAGGGGAATAGTTGCGCTATCCCTTCAATTCTGTTTTTCGACCAACCTACTCAAGTTTATTTTCCGAACTTTAATCGTGATAATGCTGATACTTTCGAAGAGCAAAAGAATCTAGAGTCTGAGCAGCGAACAAAAAAAGAAAGGCATGTAGATGAAGATATCAAAGCTGTTGAGAACTTGTTTAGCCAGTTTTCAAATTATTGTAGTGAACTAGAGTTGGATAACGGGTTTAGTCCTCAAATCATAGTGACAGATCATGCTGATAGTTTAACACTATCTAATGGGGTACCTTTTGAGGATCTAGTTAACGGAAACCGGTGGCGCTCCCGAGGGCTTATTGAACCTGTTCACGATACGGGGGAAGAATGAGATTCAAATATTTAATCGTTTTAAACCTTAGAGTTCAGCTCTATAGGGATATCAAGGAATATTGTTGAAAGCTTATGAATAAGATTAAAGTTGCCGTCCCTAATATTAAATATGATGACAATGGTTTTAGCCAAATTCTCAAAATCATGGAGACTATAACGTCTGACCCTAAGAGAAATTTTGACTTTGATTTTAGTAAATGCTCTCGGTTAGATCATCATGGGGTAGTCATGTTGGGAGGACTAGCAAGGTACGTCAACTTTCAAAATACAAAACTAGCCAGGTCTTTAATTTCTATTTTTGATGGTCAATCATTCGCAACTGCCGGTGTAATGTTTGATGTCAACTCTATGAGTGACTTAATCAGAAGCCGACTTATATCTAATAATTTTCTTAGTCACTTTTCTCAGGAGAATTTCGAAGGCTATGCAGGGGGAGATTATATAGGTTATCGGGAGCACACGACTCATTTGGATGAAGATAATATCGCAGAACATTTAAATGAACAGTGGCTATCTGATGATAAAGTTAAACTTAGTGATATGCTAAAAAATGAAATTGTCAGTAGAATATTTGAAATTTTCATGAATGCGTATGGACATGGGGCTGCGATCCAAGATTTAAAACAGCTAGGTGTCTATAGTTGCGGACAGTATGATCGAAAGGAAAAAACGCTTAGCCTTAGTGTTTTGGATTTTGGTCCTGGAATTGTACAGAATGTTAGGCGGTTCAATGGTGACATTGAGAGTGATATTGATGCTATGCAATGGGCGTTAGTTAAAGGAAACTCTACAGGTACTGATAGTGTGAAGCAAGGTATGCCAAGAGGCTTAGGTTTCGATCTATTGAGCGAGTTTGTTAGAATTAATGAGGGAGAGATGAGGATTTATAGCAATAAGGTTTATGCTAAAATCTCAAAAGGGAACGCTTTTGATATAGGTGTTTCTCAGCATAACTTTCCCGGCACATTAGTAAGTATTAAAATCAATTGTGATAATAAGCATTACCGCTTTAAATCTGAAGATGTTTCTCAGGTTAAATTTTTTTAGGAGTTGCCAATGTTAAACGTTAAAGTCTTTGATTTGGTTGGTAAAAATGCAATATCAATGCAAAGCGGAACAAAATTGAATAACGCTATTTCCTCGGCGTTGATAGAAGGCCAAATCGTAGAGATTGATTTTTCAGGTGTGTCTTTATTTGCATCACCATTTTTCAATGCATCAGTAGGTGTTCTACTAAAGGACATGACTATTGAGCAGTTAATGGAGAGAATGAAGATAGTAAATTGTAATGATATAGGACTAAGTTTACTCAACACTGTTATCCAAAATGCAATCCATTATTACAGTGGAGAAAGCAAAGTGACTGATACATTGAACAAGCATGAAGAGTGATAGGTATGACTAGAATTGTTAACATAAAAAATAGAGTCGATCTACATCATTCAGACAAATTTTTCATTGATACAAATGTATGGTTCTGGCTCACATATGCTGCTTCTAATGAGATACAAACTCAAAATGCACCAGCTAGATACCAACTAGAAATATATCCTGAATTTATTGAAAAAATACTAGATGAAGGTGCAAGTATTTATCATAGTCCTTTAGCTTTATCGGAGTTGGCTAATATCATAGAGAGAACGGAATACGATATATTTCAATCAAAACAAACTGAAGACATTTCTCGTAAAAGTTTTAGGAAAAAAACAGATCATAGAAAGAGAGTGATGGAAGAAGTATCCAATGCTTGGCAGCAAATCACCCAAATGTCATCTCCTCTCGACATTACACTAAATTCGGCCTTATCACAAAACGCTCTTATAACTTTAAATCAGCACTGTCTGGATGCTTACGATGCTTTTTATATCGAGTCGATGTCTAGTTATGAAATAGTAAATATTTTGACTGATGACAGTGATTTTGATGGGCTAGACATATCCCTATACACTGCAAATAATCGTTTGATTTAGAGTCAGTTATTTAAGAAAGACATAAAGTGTCTTGCTAAACGAGTTAAAGCCTCTCTCCGCTCTTCCAAATAATCATACTGGTCATAAATACCTTCAACACCCTTTAACTTGTGATTCAAGCATCTCTCGGCCACATGGCCGGGAGTGCCTTGTTTTGCCAATAGAGTACGACAAGTGCGGCGTAGGTCATGCACGGTGAAGTGCGTCATATCCCCCATCAAATTGGGTGGCTGCTTCTTCTTGCCAGCCTCATGACCAAATAGCTTGGTAATGGCTCGGTTAAGCGTGTCGGGGCCCATGTGAGGGCTCTTGCTGGCTCTTCTACTCGGAAACACGTAATCAGAGCCAAATCCCCTTATCTTCAACTCATCGAGCCACTCCAACACTTCTGGTGCTAATGGAATAGTAAAACCCACATTGGTTTTACTACGCTCCTTTGGTAAGTGCCATAAACCATTCTCTAGCTCAAACTCTTCCCATTTAGCTTCACACAATTCAGATTTACGCACACCTAAACAAATCAATAATGCACAAGCTAGATAGTTATCGCGGCTAAAGTTGGTGCTGTTCTTTCTAGCGATACTAAAGAACTGCTTTAGTTCATCTTCAGTCAAGAAGCGATCTTTACTTTGCTCTATGCCGCCAGCGTCTCTCACAGTAAATGCAGAGGCTGGATTGCCTTGCAGAAGGTCAAGCTTCATTCCGTGATTAAATAACTGTTTACAGTGACCTAGAGCATCATTGGCTATAGTCGGGCGACCAGAGTCATTAATCGCAGTGATTGTTGTGCGAATATCACGTGCGGTAATCTTATCGAGAGGGATGTCACCTATGTGTGGTGCTATATCTTTAGTGTAAACACGTTTGGGGATATTAGGGTGTTTAAGGCGCTTAACTAAGGTGGGGTACCAATCTTCGAATAAGTCATTAACGGTTTTAATGCTTTCCTGTTCGGCACGTTTGCGTTGTATGAGGGGATCAAAGCCTTCTCTCACTTGTTTCATTTTAGTGGCGGCTTCGAGGCGAGCGTTAGATAAGGAAAGGTCATTGACCTTACCAAGCGTCATTTCACGGCGCTTTTTATTAGAGGTAAAGCGTAGCATCCAGCTTGCAGTACCTGACGCTGGAACCACTAGGTATAAGCCTTCACCATCAGCATGGCGTTGTGTTCTCTCGCCACCAGCCTTAATGAGCGCTTCTACTTTCTTTACGGACAACTTAGCCATAACTCACCTCTAATCGTACCTGATCTTGGTGAATACTTTTTTACCCACCACCTATCTTGATGGTAAGTCTATCATACCCACCACATTAACCACCAGTTGGTGGTGGTTAATAGTGTATTAAAGAATACAGTGGTGGAAAGTGTTTTTATCTAAGTTGTTGTATTTTAATGATGTAAATGCAGTTAAATACAAGTGTAACTATTATTCAATGTTCTGGATCTGCTCACGCATCTGTTCGATAAGAACCTTAAGCTCTACGCCTGATGCTGTGATGTCTGTGCTGATAGACTTAGACGCTAGCGTGTTTGACTCACGGTTGAACTCTTGCATCATGAAGTCAAGCTTACGGCCACAAGCACCACCCTTCTTCAATACGACATTTGCTTCTTTCACGTGAGAGTCTAAACGGTCTAGCTCTTCTGCTACGTCTGACTTCTGCGCAAGTAGGATAAGTTCTTGCTCAACACGAGAACCTTCAAGTTCAATTTTAGCATCTTCAAATTTAGTAAGAAGGCGCTCACGTTGCCATTCTAGGATCTCAGGCATGCGTGTACGAACTTTAACCACTTCTTCAGTGATCGCATCTAAGCGCTGTACGATTAGCGCCTTCATGTTCTCGCCTTCACGAGCACGAGCATCAATGAACTCTGCGATGGCATCGTTGAATGCTTCCAGTAGATCTTTGTTGATGGCATCCATGTCTTGCTCTGGCGTTTCCATCACGCCAGGCCAGTTCATGACTTGGAATGGATTCAAACGGCTGTCTTCACCTGTCATGGTCATTACTTGGTTCGCAGCATTGATTACTTGCTGAGCCAAACCTTCGTTAATGCTTAGCTCGCCTTTCGCTGCTGGGTTTGCTTCAAAACGTAGGTTACATTCAACCTTGCCGCGAGCTAGACGCTTACGGAAACGCTCACGCAAGATCGGCTCTAAACCACGGAACTGTTCAGGCATACGGAAGTAAGTTTCAAGGTAGCGTTGGTTTACACTACGGATTTCCCATACTGCTGTACCCCAATCGCCTTTTACTTCTTTGCGTGCGTACGCAGTCATACTATAAATCATCGAATTTTCCTGTCTTTTATCATTCTGAAAATAACGCGCACGCATAGTATCACGATACGGGGTGCACCCGAAGCTTGTCTCTTTTCCGCGATAAATAGCCTTTCACGGTAAGTACCTTTGAGTCGTAAGTCTCCTTAAGTCGTAAGTCGCTTTGAATGGTAAATAGATTTGAAAGATAAACTGCTATATAATCTTGCCCCAATCAAAACTGTCTCACCCCTTTCTTAGGTGATGCACTCTTTCGATAGTAAATCACTTCAGACTGTTAATAAGGTAGATACCAATGCGTCCAAATGACCGCGCTGTAGATCAAATTCGTCCAATTAAAATTACTCGTAACTACACAGCTTATGCTGAAGGTTCTGTATTAGTTGAGTTCGGCAACACTAAAGTTCTATGTAATGCGACGGTAGAAGAAAACGTGCCGCGTTGGTTAAAAGGCCAAGGAAAGGGTTGGGTAACCGCTGAATACGGTATGCTTCCACGAGCAACACACACTCGTAACCGTCGTGAAGCGGCGAGCGGTAAGCAAGGTGGTCGTACGATGGAAATCCAACGTCTGATCGCGCGTAGCCTACGTGCTGTTGTTGACCTGAAAGTAATGGGTGAAATCATGATCACTGTCGATTGTGATGTTATCCAAGCAGACGGCGGTACTCGTACTGCTTCTATCTCAGGTGCAAGCGTTGCAATGGCTGATGCTATCAACAGCCTACTAGCAAGCGGCAAACTGAAAAAGAACCCAATGAAAGGCCACGTAGCGGCAGTTTCAGTGGGCATCGTTGGTGCACAAGCACTGTGTGACCTTGAGTACGTTGAAGACTCAGCAGCTGATACCGACATGAACGTTGTAATGACGGAAGACGGTAAGATGATTGAGATTCAAGGCACCGCAGAAGGCGAACCGTTCAGCCACGAAGAGCTGATGCAGCTTTTAGCCCTGGCGAAT is a window from the Vibrio splendidus genome containing:
- a CDS encoding inovirus Gp2 family protein, which encodes MKKSTYQGLPTLGSSYGLNNDYLEVIRVPMDNAMDEYPRVFAVRFDLRQPQGALLDCLSRDEILGNEASGIYRTDLATRFVQSFKAKLKAHERRCHRKGTRVYPCTVRFAWVRERDKSAHDHYHFVLFLNEDRFGRLGNTTRSGSLAWTITSAWASALNCDVSTIRRLVHFPDNASYLLDPKSKDFIKVFKDLFRRLSYFAKYDTKHYDEGHRCIGRSIR
- a CDS encoding lecithin retinol acyltransferase family protein; amino-acid sequence: MNPYNAIGSFLVGNLSKSLIQNLFWKTNSPIRGSIVYCDLAFGYAEHSGVYMGNGRIIHRNGKGLIEAASIRQFLADTTALSIYVSCNTQGRAVGNESTAQIAGAMLGVQTDYSLLNENCHQFCSHCLSGDIFSNTFTLTQLKRDAHAHIKASQWRVWDLRHRHKG
- a CDS encoding tyrosine-type recombinase/integrase, with product MAEVQAVKDDGTIRMVGHLLSIRCHPQMADVWHIGLNLALRISDLLSIRFEDIHGDRVIIRESKTGKFANIQLNTKAQQYIARLREQHPDHIYLFQSHRCQQLKNKPPQPISRRAVSMAFQQVGQELNIALGTHSMRKTRGYFLYQSTKDIGRVMKMLRHTSEGVTLRYIGITQDEVDKDFVSLEL
- a CDS encoding DUF2787 family protein, translating into MNQAANLAMFACKRAKPSHQLKDLIKRSIDGVNYRGKMTICFQDTNYHPKEGGFHPVSITVDVKDSHIALIEITDLVYVGASTPELVPDLAFDFANSVAFARFSGWLGMYLQETTELYEMWECNFLAYVEMNAYDQIQVEYS
- a CDS encoding DUF2787 family protein; its protein translation is MNKFVISGVNDELVSPMHCFLEALMSDNIIPNTVERVALNIRSKDINSRFQPIEIQLERTSSKTPWQLRFIATFDVMVTGKPQKELSLYFNFVGCWFYHPEIKQCNLQRPEVQTLLASWLKAITHTLITQPAISINITSVR
- the radC gene encoding RadC family protein; its protein translation is MRNANNQHDYPFKTSELNELLERAAEALAAKYKREGTFTNPTNVKEYLKLKLGAHDREVFAVMFLDNQHQLISFEELFFGTIDAASIYPREVLKAALNHNAAAVVFAHNHPSGIAEPSQADRRITQRLVDALKLVDIRVLDHIVVGEDCVSFAEKGWV
- a CDS encoding RNase H family protein encodes the protein MKKEIYVEAATAEKRRGRLSAGVGLVVFDDYERIADEDWLLLDSITDRNYADLSALAFGLERACDGDIIYLSSDYCVDGFNEWLDGWKRRNWRKSNKKPIAHQDLWELVDKRSADKQVEVRKAAACSAGRDAAYRYAVAVANGQL
- a CDS encoding AlpA family phage regulatory protein produces the protein MKFLKLQQVMDKTTLCRSSIYNLIKAGEFPKNVTVMGKRKAWLESEVEDWMVSKIGISEL
- a CDS encoding three component ABC system middle component: MSSIVDALYELKYNPFEYGEFLASFYTAMDESEDSLLLAPLVIPLCSHPLFSRKLFNSNKKSTIWSVFDDRSKLYDLQERIDGFQTLTEQCIQYCLINDWLSVNEQRLSLCACDGANSTFTSQKNAQKLGRLLSGHSVVEIYAFLGVKPR